The sequence below is a genomic window from Sporanaerobacter acetigenes DSM 13106.
TCCAATGGCTTCTTATAAAGCACATTTTTTAAACTTGCTAAAACACCTATAATACTTGCTAACAAGTACCCAACTATGACAAAGAGATACTTCCATATTGGATATACTCCAGATTTAAAAGTTACTGCACTTATTACTGCAATAGCAATTACTTCTCCAATAATTATTAGTGTTAAGTTCTCCGTAAATACGTATCGTTTTACTTCCACTTCTT
It includes:
- a CDS encoding FtsX-like permease family protein, whose product is MLSLIIAVVLPYLLILRRSEELAIMRILGVKEVEVKRYVFTENLTLIIIGEVIAIAVISAVTFKSGVYPIWKYLFVIVGYLLASIIGVLASLKNVLYKKPLEMLQVKE